One Candidatus Binatia bacterium DNA window includes the following coding sequences:
- the ppiA gene encoding peptidyl-prolyl cis-trans isomerase, whose product MVAGGLVGRVVLLALLSLAVSAPAGTAESSRKEKHPVVRMKTSMGEIEIELYPDKAPKTVENFLRYVREGFYDGTIFHRVVPNFVVQGGGYDAEMHRKPTHGAIPNEADNGLGNEKGTIAMARTSDPHSATSQFFINTKDNPFLDHKDKTPQGWGYTVFGRVVKGMDVVEKIGKVPTTRRAGMADVPVEPVVIEKVELVQ is encoded by the coding sequence ATGGTCGCGGGCGGGCTCGTGGGTCGCGTCGTGCTTTTGGCGTTGCTTTCTCTGGCCGTCTCGGCCCCCGCAGGCACGGCGGAAAGTTCGCGGAAGGAGAAACATCCCGTGGTCAGGATGAAAACTTCGATGGGAGAAATCGAGATCGAGCTCTATCCGGACAAAGCTCCCAAAACGGTCGAAAACTTTCTCCGTTACGTCCGCGAGGGCTTCTACGACGGCACGATTTTCCACCGGGTCGTCCCGAACTTCGTCGTGCAGGGGGGCGGCTACGACGCCGAAATGCACCGGAAGCCCACGCACGGGGCCATCCCGAACGAAGCCGACAACGGGCTCGGGAACGAGAAAGGAACGATCGCCATGGCCCGGACCTCGGACCCGCACAGTGCCACGTCGCAGTTCTTCATCAACACGAAGGACAACCCCTTCCTCGACCACAAGGACAAGACACCGCAGGGTTGGGGCTACACCGTTTTCGGGCGCGTCGTGAAAGGAATGGACGTGGTCGAGAAAATCGGAAAAGTTCCGACCACCCGTCGCGCCGGGATGGCCGACGTGCCCGTGGAGCCCGTCGTCATCGAGAAAGTCGAGCTCGTGCAATGA
- a CDS encoding oxidoreductase yields MSPKDRRKKFRGRSVLVTGASSGIGRQLALDFAEEGADLFLVARRRALLEEVAEICRSRGVRAGVFAADLAEREAASEAVRRTVEAFGRLDILVNNAGMPKHKQIYDVTFDDVARTMAVNFLAPAYLTIAAIPVMLRQREGFIVNISSGAGKIPPPRETVYAASKFALTGFTEGLWLDLEGSNIHPAVVHVGPIDTEIWEKAAEEAPVRYRGKKYPPRIVSEAVFACIEKRRYEATVPPSLRWVFLLKELFPALFRRGARRWDPVPRSVVESARSRTEAAP; encoded by the coding sequence GTGTCGCCGAAAGACCGAAGGAAAAAGTTCCGGGGCCGCTCGGTTCTCGTGACGGGCGCCTCTTCGGGAATCGGACGCCAGCTCGCGCTCGACTTCGCCGAGGAAGGGGCCGACCTCTTCCTCGTCGCGAGGAGGCGAGCCTTGCTCGAGGAAGTGGCGGAGATCTGCCGGTCCAGGGGCGTGCGGGCCGGGGTCTTCGCAGCGGACCTCGCCGAGAGAGAAGCCGCCAGCGAGGCCGTCCGGCGTACCGTCGAGGCTTTCGGCCGGCTCGACATTCTCGTGAACAACGCCGGCATGCCCAAGCACAAACAGATCTACGACGTGACGTTCGACGACGTCGCGCGCACGATGGCGGTCAACTTCCTGGCTCCGGCCTACCTCACGATCGCCGCGATCCCCGTCATGCTCCGGCAGCGAGAGGGGTTCATCGTCAACATTTCCTCGGGAGCCGGAAAAATCCCGCCGCCCCGGGAAACGGTCTACGCCGCTTCCAAGTTCGCGCTCACCGGTTTCACGGAAGGACTCTGGCTCGATCTCGAGGGCTCGAACATCCACCCCGCGGTCGTTCACGTGGGACCGATCGACACGGAAATCTGGGAGAAAGCTGCGGAGGAAGCACCCGTCCGTTACCGCGGGAAGAAATATCCGCCGAGGATCGTCTCGGAAGCGGTTTTCGCGTGCATCGAAAAGCGCCGCTACGAGGCGACGGTACCGCCGTCCTTGCGCTGGGTCTTCCTGCTGAAGGAGCTCTTCCCGGCCCTCTTTCGCCGGGGAGCCCGGCGGTGGGACCCCGTGCCCCGGAGCGTCGTCGAATCCGCCCGCTCCCGCACCGAAGCCGCCCCTTGA
- a CDS encoding polysulfide reductase NrfD — translation MRREEGRPPVIEPGHTFATVTDKIAAVVLAQKTSRGWWLGFGLSFLLLLLFLYAVGFLFLRGTGIWGVNVPVAWGFAIVNFVWWIGIGHAGTLISAILLLLRQPWRTSINRFAEAMTLFAVACAGLYPILHLGRPWLFYWLFPYPNTMGLWPQFRSPLVWDVFAVSTYATVSFLFWYVGLLPDLATIRDRSRGPVRARIYGVLAMGWRGSAAHWQRYETAYLLLAGLSTPLVVSVHTVVSFDFAVGLVPGWHATIFPPYFVAGAIFSGFAMVLTLAIPLRAAYGLEDFVTMRHLDAMARVMLATGLVVAYGYGSEIFTAWYGGNIYEEAMVSNRFFGPYAPVYWALLACNVVAPQALWFARVRASVPALFVLALVVNVGMWLERFVIVVTSLHRDFLPSSWGMYVPTFWDWATFVGSIGLFLSLLFLFIRFLPMISMFEMRALLPEAEVRETAG, via the coding sequence GTGAGACGCGAGGAGGGCAGACCGCCGGTCATCGAGCCCGGGCACACGTTCGCGACCGTCACGGACAAGATCGCGGCCGTCGTCCTCGCGCAGAAGACGTCGCGGGGGTGGTGGCTCGGCTTCGGGCTTTCCTTCCTTCTTCTCCTTCTCTTTCTCTACGCCGTCGGGTTTCTTTTTCTCCGGGGCACGGGCATCTGGGGTGTGAACGTTCCGGTGGCGTGGGGATTCGCGATCGTGAACTTCGTCTGGTGGATCGGGATCGGGCACGCCGGAACGTTGATCTCGGCGATTCTTCTTCTGCTGCGGCAGCCCTGGCGCACCTCCATCAACCGCTTCGCCGAGGCCATGACGCTCTTCGCCGTGGCCTGCGCGGGCCTCTACCCGATCCTCCACCTGGGCCGTCCCTGGCTTTTCTACTGGCTTTTTCCGTACCCGAACACCATGGGTCTCTGGCCGCAGTTCCGGAGCCCGCTCGTCTGGGATGTCTTCGCCGTTTCGACCTATGCCACGGTGTCTTTTCTCTTCTGGTACGTGGGCCTCCTTCCCGACCTCGCGACGATCCGCGACCGTTCCCGGGGGCCCGTCAGGGCGCGGATTTACGGAGTGCTCGCGATGGGCTGGCGCGGGTCGGCGGCCCACTGGCAGAGGTACGAGACCGCCTACCTGCTCCTGGCGGGGCTTTCCACGCCGCTCGTCGTTTCCGTTCACACCGTGGTGAGCTTCGATTTCGCCGTGGGGCTCGTGCCCGGGTGGCACGCGACGATTTTCCCCCCGTATTTCGTGGCGGGTGCCATCTTCTCCGGCTTCGCCATGGTACTCACGCTGGCCATTCCCCTCCGGGCCGCCTACGGTCTCGAGGACTTCGTCACCATGCGCCACCTCGACGCCATGGCGCGCGTGATGCTCGCCACGGGGCTCGTCGTCGCCTACGGGTACGGGAGCGAGATCTTCACGGCCTGGTACGGTGGCAACATCTACGAAGAAGCCATGGTCTCGAACCGCTTTTTCGGCCCGTACGCGCCGGTCTACTGGGCACTGCTCGCGTGCAACGTGGTCGCGCCGCAGGCCCTCTGGTTCGCGCGTGTGCGGGCGAGCGTGCCGGCGCTTTTCGTCCTGGCGCTCGTCGTCAACGTGGGGATGTGGCTCGAGCGGTTCGTGATCGTGGTGACGAGTCTCCACCGCGATTTTCTTCCCTCCTCGTGGGGCATGTACGTGCCGACGTTCTGGGACTGGGCGACGTTCGTCGGCTCGATCGGTCTTTTCCTCTCGCTGCTTTTCCTCTTCATCCGCTTCCTGCCGATGATTTCCATGTTCGAGATGCGGGCACTCCTGCCCGAGGCGGAAGTCCGGGAGACGGCGGGATGA
- a CDS encoding molybdopterin oxidoreductase — protein MDRNGTTFEVFRRRLAGRKGREFLRELEELAGSEEFRHWLGRECAFPLVPLRTEMDRRQFLGLAAASLALAGLCGCTRQPLETIVPYRAAPEEIVPGRPLYFATAVTLGGFAVGVLVESHMGRPTKIEGNPDHPASLGGCDAWTQAAILDLYDPDRAQAVTYLHDIRPWRDFRSFARSVFAAQKEKKGRGLRILTGTVTSPTLASQLRAIERELPEARWHAYEPVNRDAELRGCELAFGRPLSPVYRFDRARVVVSLDADFLFRGPARNRYARDFARARRRGIEEKRPLRFYAFEPSPTVTGSVADHRFSVRASALGETVRALASAVGVGPPSEAEPPRWLRLVARDLGAARGESIVVAGDEQPAEVHAWAQALNVLLGNVGRTVFYVDPPEGSPLAQGDSLRELVEDLEAGRVDVLWILGGNPVYDAPADREFGRALRRASLRIYWGLHENETSVLCHWHVPAAHELESWSDTRAFDGTATVLQPLIEPLYGGKTAHEVLAAFSEEAPLDAREIVRREWSQRYPGVDFEKFWRKSLHDGVVPGTAFDPVAPSLRPGWTEIRPGKDPGGLEVVFRPDPTVYDGRFATNAWLQELPKPLTKLTWDNVVCVAPGLAERHGIENGDVVLLELEGRRVEAAAWILPGQAPDSVVAFLGYGRERAGLVGSGRGYSAYSVRSSRTAGFAAGIALRKLGRRVPLASTSLHHSMEGRPIVRAASFEEFSKNPDFARELEPEPESSLYPPHPYEGYAWGMVIDLASCIGCGACEVACQAENNIPVVGKEQVGLGREMNWIRVDRYFEGSPETPEIYHQPVPCMHCENAPCEVVCPVAATVHSHEGLNEMVYNRCVGTRYCSNNCPYKVRRFNFLLYADWATESLKLQRNPDVTVRSRGVMEKCTYCVQRINERRIQAKKEGRKIRDGEILTACQQACPSEAIVFGDVNDPGSRVSRLRRDPRNYSLLAHLGTRPRTTYLAVVRNPNPSIGRTSNATREREPEEGGAET, from the coding sequence ATGGATCGAAACGGTACGACGTTCGAGGTCTTTCGGCGCCGCCTGGCCGGCCGGAAGGGGAGGGAGTTTTTGCGGGAGCTCGAAGAGCTCGCCGGCAGCGAAGAGTTTCGCCACTGGCTCGGGCGCGAGTGCGCGTTCCCGCTCGTTCCCTTGCGGACGGAGATGGACCGGAGACAGTTTCTCGGGCTCGCCGCCGCTTCGCTCGCGCTCGCCGGTCTCTGCGGCTGCACCCGCCAACCGCTCGAGACGATCGTCCCCTACCGCGCCGCCCCCGAGGAAATCGTGCCGGGAAGGCCGCTCTACTTCGCGACCGCGGTGACTCTCGGCGGATTCGCCGTCGGCGTTCTCGTCGAGAGCCACATGGGCAGGCCGACCAAGATCGAGGGAAACCCCGACCATCCGGCGAGCCTCGGGGGGTGCGACGCCTGGACTCAGGCGGCGATCCTGGACCTTTACGACCCCGACCGCGCCCAGGCGGTCACCTACCTTCACGACATCCGTCCGTGGCGCGACTTCCGTTCGTTCGCACGTTCGGTGTTCGCGGCACAGAAGGAAAAGAAGGGCCGGGGCCTCAGAATCCTCACCGGTACCGTCACGTCCCCGACCCTCGCCTCGCAGCTTCGGGCGATCGAGCGCGAACTCCCGGAAGCACGCTGGCACGCGTACGAGCCGGTGAACCGGGACGCGGAGCTCCGCGGGTGCGAGCTCGCGTTCGGCCGGCCCCTTTCTCCGGTCTACCGTTTCGACCGGGCCCGGGTGGTCGTGTCCCTGGATGCGGACTTCCTCTTCCGGGGCCCGGCGCGCAACCGTTACGCGAGGGATTTCGCCCGCGCTCGACGCCGGGGCATCGAGGAGAAAAGGCCGCTGCGCTTCTACGCGTTCGAGCCCTCTCCCACGGTCACCGGTTCCGTGGCCGATCACCGGTTCTCGGTCCGCGCGAGCGCCCTGGGAGAGACCGTGCGTGCGCTCGCGAGTGCGGTGGGAGTCGGCCCGCCGTCCGAGGCCGAGCCACCCCGGTGGTTGCGGCTCGTGGCCCGCGATCTCGGTGCGGCACGGGGCGAGTCGATCGTCGTGGCGGGCGACGAGCAACCCGCCGAGGTGCACGCCTGGGCTCAGGCGCTCAACGTTCTTCTCGGCAACGTGGGTCGGACGGTCTTTTACGTCGACCCGCCGGAGGGGTCGCCGCTCGCGCAGGGCGATTCCCTGCGCGAGCTCGTCGAAGACCTCGAGGCGGGACGGGTCGACGTCCTCTGGATCCTCGGCGGGAATCCCGTCTACGATGCCCCCGCCGACCGGGAGTTCGGGCGGGCTCTCCGGAGAGCTTCGCTCAGGATCTACTGGGGCCTTCACGAGAACGAGACTTCGGTCCTCTGTCACTGGCACGTGCCCGCCGCCCACGAACTCGAATCGTGGTCGGACACGCGGGCCTTCGACGGCACGGCCACGGTGTTGCAGCCGCTGATCGAACCGCTCTACGGGGGAAAGACCGCGCACGAAGTCCTCGCGGCTTTTTCCGAGGAGGCACCGCTCGACGCGAGGGAAATCGTGCGGCGGGAGTGGTCGCAACGGTACCCGGGGGTGGACTTCGAGAAGTTCTGGAGAAAGTCCCTCCACGACGGGGTCGTCCCGGGAACGGCATTCGACCCGGTCGCGCCGAGCTTGCGGCCCGGGTGGACGGAGATCCGACCCGGCAAGGACCCCGGGGGCCTCGAGGTCGTCTTCCGTCCCGATCCCACGGTGTACGACGGTCGCTTCGCGACGAACGCCTGGTTACAGGAGCTTCCCAAGCCGCTCACGAAGCTCACGTGGGACAACGTCGTCTGCGTGGCTCCGGGCCTGGCCGAACGGCACGGCATCGAGAACGGCGACGTGGTGCTTCTCGAGCTCGAAGGCCGGCGCGTCGAGGCAGCCGCCTGGATTCTACCGGGCCAGGCTCCCGACTCGGTCGTGGCTTTTCTGGGTTACGGGCGCGAGCGTGCCGGGCTGGTGGGTTCGGGTCGAGGCTATTCCGCGTACTCGGTGCGATCGAGCCGGACTGCGGGGTTCGCCGCCGGGATCGCGCTCCGCAAGCTCGGCCGGCGCGTGCCGCTCGCCTCCACGAGCCTCCACCACTCGATGGAAGGCCGTCCGATCGTGCGGGCGGCTTCCTTCGAGGAGTTCTCGAAGAATCCGGATTTCGCACGCGAGCTCGAGCCGGAGCCCGAGAGCTCGCTCTACCCGCCGCATCCTTACGAGGGCTACGCGTGGGGCATGGTCATCGACCTCGCGTCCTGCATCGGGTGCGGTGCCTGCGAGGTCGCTTGCCAGGCCGAAAACAACATTCCCGTCGTGGGCAAGGAACAGGTCGGGCTCGGCCGCGAAATGAACTGGATTCGCGTCGACCGGTACTTCGAGGGTTCACCCGAGACGCCCGAGATCTACCACCAACCCGTTCCCTGCATGCACTGCGAGAACGCCCCGTGCGAAGTGGTCTGTCCCGTGGCCGCGACGGTCCACAGCCACGAGGGTCTCAACGAGATGGTCTACAACCGGTGCGTCGGTACCCGTTACTGCTCGAACAACTGCCCTTACAAGGTCCGCCGCTTCAATTTCCTCCTCTACGCGGACTGGGCCACCGAAAGCCTGAAACTCCAGCGGAACCCCGACGTGACGGTGCGGAGCCGGGGCGTGATGGAGAAGTGCACGTACTGCGTGCAGCGGATCAACGAGCGGCGAATCCAGGCGAAGAAAGAGGGCCGGAAGATCCGGGACGGCGAGATTCTCACGGCCTGCCAGCAGGCCTGCCCGAGCGAAGCCATCGTGTTCGGGGACGTGAACGATCCCGGGAGCCGCGTTTCGCGACTGCGGCGGGACCCGAGGAACTACTCGCTGCTCGCCCACCTCGGTACCCGCCCCCGAACGACGTACCTGGCCGTGGTCCGGAATCCGAACCCGTCGATCGGGCGAACGTCGAACGCGACGCGGGAGCGTGAGCCCGAAGAGGGAGGAGCGGAAACGTGA
- the msrB gene encoding peptide methionine sulfoxide reductase MsrB → MEKVRKSEQEWRRLLTPEEYAVCREKATERPFSGRYVHHKEPGVYCCVACGAELFSSETKFDSGTGWPSFWAPAREDAVATALDTSHGMVRVEVLCARCDAHLGHVFDDGPEPTGKRYCINSVALRFRPAEEVGVGKER, encoded by the coding sequence GTGGAGAAGGTCCGCAAGTCCGAGCAGGAGTGGCGCCGGCTTCTCACGCCCGAGGAGTACGCCGTCTGTCGCGAGAAGGCCACCGAAAGGCCGTTTTCCGGTCGGTACGTCCACCACAAGGAGCCCGGGGTCTACTGCTGCGTCGCTTGCGGCGCCGAACTCTTTTCCTCCGAGACGAAGTTCGACTCGGGGACGGGTTGGCCGAGCTTCTGGGCTCCGGCGCGCGAGGACGCCGTCGCGACGGCCCTCGACACGAGCCACGGAATGGTCCGGGTGGAGGTTCTGTGTGCCCGCTGTGATGCGCACCTCGGCCACGTGTTCGACGACGGGCCGGAGCCCACGGGCAAACGATACTGCATCAATTCGGTGGCACTCCGGTTCCGGCCGGCGGAGGAAGTCGGAGTGGGGAAGGAGAGATGA
- a CDS encoding membrane protein, translating to MNERPPLYGLLAEFGDPTELVAAVRRAREAGYTRLDAFTPFPVEGLAEELGCERSRLPLLVFAGAVLGAAVGYGLQYWTSVVAYPWNVGGRPFHSWPAFVPVTFELTVLFAALFAVLGMLALNGLPRPYHPVFRVPRFALATRDRFFLLVEAADPLFHPEETRRFLERLVPRTVSEVEP from the coding sequence ATGAACGAGCGGCCGCCACTCTACGGTCTTCTCGCGGAATTCGGCGACCCGACGGAACTCGTCGCGGCGGTGCGGCGCGCCCGCGAAGCGGGGTACACGCGCCTGGACGCCTTCACACCTTTTCCCGTCGAGGGCCTGGCCGAGGAACTCGGCTGCGAGAGGAGCCGGCTGCCGCTCCTCGTTTTCGCGGGCGCGGTGCTGGGCGCGGCCGTGGGTTACGGGCTCCAGTACTGGACTTCCGTCGTCGCGTATCCGTGGAACGTGGGTGGTAGGCCGTTCCACAGCTGGCCCGCGTTCGTTCCCGTGACGTTCGAGCTCACGGTGCTTTTCGCGGCTCTCTTCGCGGTCCTGGGTATGCTCGCGCTCAACGGCCTTCCGCGTCCCTACCATCCGGTCTTCCGTGTCCCGCGCTTCGCTCTGGCCACCCGAGACCGGTTCTTTCTCCTCGTCGAGGCCGCGGACCCTCTCTTTCACCCGGAGGAAACGCGACGTTTTCTCGAGCGGCTCGTTCCCAGGACGGTCTCGGAGGTGGAACCGTGA
- a CDS encoding ribonuclease Z: MRGLRDSAKIARVKSAFQARLVNGPFGDPGLFVALRWTGKALLFDLGRLDRFPAAELLKVRAVFVSHTHMDHFIGFDHFLRLFLAREKRVDLYGPWGIVENVAGKLRGYTWNLVESYPLVLDVHDVGRDRVRRVRFAARKAFAAEELDVVPFEGTLLREPGYRVRATHLDHRIDCLAFALEEDTHLNVRTDELARLGVPPGPWLNRLKDAVRKGEAPETEIVAEWTKEGRKEKRTFRLGELRDRLLRETPGQKIAYVTDALFSEENVARVVELVRGADLFFCESLFVDADREQATRRYHMTARQAGTLARLAGVRRLEVFHFSPRYDGEPERLRNEAQAAFDGTLPEDVPVRGRA; the protein is encoded by the coding sequence TTGCGGGGTCTCCGGGATTCCGCCAAAATCGCCCGCGTGAAATCCGCCTTCCAAGCACGGCTGGTCAACGGTCCCTTCGGAGACCCGGGGCTTTTCGTGGCTCTCCGCTGGACGGGAAAAGCGCTTCTTTTCGACCTCGGCCGTCTCGATCGTTTCCCGGCCGCCGAGCTACTCAAGGTCCGCGCCGTTTTCGTTTCCCACACGCACATGGACCATTTCATCGGATTCGACCACTTCCTGCGCCTGTTTCTCGCGCGGGAAAAACGGGTCGACCTCTACGGCCCCTGGGGGATCGTCGAGAACGTCGCCGGCAAGCTCCGGGGCTATACGTGGAACCTCGTGGAGAGCTATCCCCTCGTCCTCGACGTCCACGACGTGGGACGCGACCGCGTGCGGCGGGTCCGCTTCGCGGCCCGGAAAGCGTTCGCGGCGGAAGAACTGGACGTCGTCCCCTTCGAGGGCACGCTGCTGCGGGAACCCGGATACCGCGTGCGAGCCACGCACCTCGACCACCGGATCGACTGCCTGGCTTTCGCGCTCGAGGAGGACACGCACCTCAACGTGCGCACCGACGAGCTCGCGCGGCTCGGCGTGCCTCCCGGTCCCTGGCTCAACCGCCTGAAGGACGCGGTGCGCAAGGGGGAAGCCCCCGAGACCGAAATCGTCGCCGAATGGACGAAGGAAGGGAGGAAAGAAAAGAGGACGTTCCGCCTCGGAGAGTTGCGGGATCGGCTCTTGCGGGAGACGCCGGGCCAGAAAATCGCCTACGTGACGGACGCGCTCTTCTCGGAAGAAAACGTGGCGCGGGTCGTCGAGCTCGTGCGCGGGGCGGACCTCTTTTTCTGCGAATCGCTCTTCGTCGACGCGGACCGGGAGCAGGCCACTCGTCGCTACCACATGACGGCCCGGCAAGCCGGCACGCTCGCGCGGCTCGCCGGAGTCCGGCGGCTCGAAGTGTTCCACTTCTCCCCGCGGTACGACGGAGAGCCCGAGCGGCTGAGGAACGAGGCGCAGGCGGCCTTCGATGGCACGCTCCCCGAAGACGTCCCTGTCCGAGGACGCGCGTAA
- a CDS encoding electron transporter SenC has translation MRFAFVLLLGILATAARAEDSLLSRVDVESRLGRPVPLDAEFLDETGRRVRLGDLFEGKPLLLVPVYYRCPMLCGLVSREVAKTLAVLGLEAGRDFGVVFFSFDPSETPEQARKKKDEVLSFARSAGSPDGWKFLVGDRNAVERLTEAIGFRYAYDAARGEYAHAAVVLVLTPQGRVSRYFFGVEFPPKDLRLALVEASGGAIGTFVDSVLLYCYRYDPSTGRYSLVVLRSLRAAALGTLAVLGVFLVRAWRREREPGGRGASG, from the coding sequence GTGAGGTTCGCGTTCGTGCTTCTGCTCGGGATCCTCGCGACGGCGGCACGGGCGGAGGACAGCCTGCTTTCCCGGGTCGACGTGGAGTCCCGGCTCGGCAGGCCCGTCCCGCTCGACGCCGAATTTCTCGACGAGACGGGCCGTCGGGTGCGGCTCGGCGACCTCTTCGAGGGCAAGCCGCTCCTCCTCGTCCCCGTCTACTACCGCTGCCCCATGCTCTGCGGCCTCGTGAGCCGCGAGGTCGCGAAAACGCTCGCCGTTCTCGGACTGGAAGCCGGGCGGGACTTCGGGGTGGTCTTTTTCAGCTTCGATCCCTCGGAAACTCCCGAGCAGGCGAGAAAGAAAAAGGACGAAGTCCTGTCGTTCGCCCGGAGCGCCGGTTCGCCGGACGGGTGGAAGTTTCTGGTAGGGGACCGGAACGCGGTCGAACGGCTCACCGAGGCGATCGGGTTCCGGTACGCGTACGACGCCGCGCGGGGGGAGTACGCGCACGCCGCGGTCGTCCTGGTGCTCACCCCGCAGGGGCGGGTTTCGCGGTATTTCTTCGGAGTGGAGTTCCCCCCGAAGGATCTCCGGCTGGCACTCGTCGAGGCGTCCGGCGGTGCCATCGGTACGTTCGTCGATTCGGTCTTGCTCTATTGCTACCGGTACGATCCCTCCACCGGACGTTACAGCCTCGTCGTCCTGCGTTCGCTCCGGGCCGCGGCTCTCGGCACGCTGGCGGTCCTCGGGGTGTTTCTCGTGCGGGCCTGGCGCAGGGAGCGCGAACCGGGGGGACGGGGGGCATCGGGATGA
- a CDS encoding peptidase M16 has translation MATRKLFRARHMGLRIVYEHIPGPLTAIALGVRAGSRFDGRHPGVAHVAEHMLFQGTRSIDQLALNRRAAELGGEHNADTGHEDIAITFEVFNSDVGEALELLAEQFYRTTVDPARLRKELRVVLDEIRGRLDSPVEYAYLQAWKQFFRGPLSHPVCGTVRSVRALRPRHVTAFLRKHFVHRNAVLAVVGGASRSTVIAQVRRIFRHDDHAPPPLPPPVRPGRSGFCRIRRSGASHSYIVKMIELPLVPRKLVATAVALDLIGSDPDGELFQAVRERHGLGYDVSSHFEWGPDWAVAILGASAGRGQGNRLHRVVSEVLEHSVTEGFSPDALQRARKKLRYRYASLAENRLERALAHAEGTLTGLPSPESIERTVRSLEREDIEAAWKEALKKRTLTVLLDT, from the coding sequence ATGGCGACCCGAAAACTTTTCCGCGCCCGTCACATGGGCCTTCGGATCGTGTACGAGCACATCCCGGGACCGCTCACGGCCATCGCCCTCGGCGTGCGCGCGGGCTCCCGGTTCGACGGCCGGCACCCGGGCGTCGCCCACGTCGCCGAACACATGCTGTTCCAGGGAACGCGCTCGATCGACCAGCTCGCCCTCAACCGGCGGGCCGCCGAGCTCGGTGGCGAGCACAACGCCGACACGGGCCACGAAGACATCGCCATCACGTTCGAGGTGTTCAACTCCGACGTGGGCGAGGCACTCGAGCTGCTCGCCGAGCAGTTCTACCGGACGACCGTGGACCCGGCCCGCCTGCGCAAGGAGCTGCGCGTCGTGCTCGACGAGATCCGGGGGCGACTCGACAGCCCGGTGGAATACGCGTACCTCCAGGCCTGGAAGCAGTTCTTCCGGGGCCCGCTTTCCCACCCGGTCTGCGGCACCGTCCGGAGTGTCCGGGCGCTGCGACCCCGGCACGTCACGGCTTTTCTGCGGAAGCACTTCGTCCACCGCAACGCCGTACTCGCGGTCGTGGGCGGGGCTTCCCGATCCACCGTGATCGCGCAGGTTCGCAGGATCTTCCGGCACGACGACCACGCCCCGCCCCCCCTGCCCCCTCCGGTGCGCCCCGGGCGGTCGGGTTTCTGCCGGATCCGCCGCTCGGGAGCCTCCCACTCCTACATCGTGAAGATGATCGAACTCCCCCTCGTCCCGCGCAAACTCGTGGCCACGGCCGTGGCCCTCGACCTGATCGGGAGCGACCCGGACGGCGAGCTCTTCCAGGCCGTACGGGAGCGCCACGGTCTCGGGTACGACGTCTCGAGCCATTTCGAGTGGGGTCCCGACTGGGCCGTCGCCATCCTCGGCGCCAGCGCCGGCCGCGGCCAGGGAAACCGGCTCCATCGCGTGGTCTCGGAGGTCCTCGAACATTCGGTGACCGAGGGCTTCTCCCCCGACGCGCTGCAGCGCGCCCGCAAGAAGCTCCGCTACCGCTACGCTTCGCTCGCCGAGAACCGTCTCGAACGAGCCCTCGCCCACGCCGAGGGAACTCTCACGGGGCTTCCTTCGCCCGAATCCATCGAACGCACGGTGCGAAGCCTCGAGCGCGAAGACATCGAGGCGGCATGGAAAGAAGCGCTGAAAAAGCGCACGCTCACCGTGCTGCTCGACACCTAG
- a CDS encoding cytochrome c, producing MPHVFHPSTNTISRVSVFGAVFFVLGAAWIAAVVDRSSYVTGAGVARSQPVPFSHKHHAGELGIDCRYCHTSVEEGPFAGIPSSALCMHCHSQIWARSPVLEPVRESFRGGEPLRWVRVHDLPDFVYFDHSIHVHKGIGCVTCHGPVARRNLVSKGASLKMEWCLECHRAPEEFVRPREAIFDPDPQPVGDPGRRRELVRRYGIVKEQLTDCSVCHR from the coding sequence ATGCCCCACGTCTTTCATCCGAGCACGAACACGATCTCCCGTGTGAGCGTGTTCGGGGCGGTTTTCTTCGTCCTCGGGGCGGCGTGGATCGCCGCGGTCGTGGACCGCTCCAGTTACGTGACGGGCGCCGGAGTCGCGAGAAGCCAGCCCGTGCCGTTCAGTCACAAACACCACGCGGGCGAGCTCGGGATCGATTGCCGTTACTGCCACACGTCCGTGGAAGAAGGTCCGTTCGCGGGGATCCCTTCCAGTGCCCTCTGCATGCATTGCCACTCGCAGATCTGGGCCCGGAGTCCCGTCCTCGAACCCGTGCGCGAGAGCTTTCGGGGAGGCGAGCCGCTCCGGTGGGTGCGCGTCCACGACCTTCCGGATTTCGTCTACTTCGACCACAGCATCCACGTGCACAAGGGGATCGGTTGCGTCACCTGCCACGGGCCGGTCGCGCGGAGAAACCTCGTCTCGAAAGGGGCGTCCCTCAAGATGGAATGGTGTCTCGAGTGCCACCGCGCTCCCGAGGAATTCGTGAGGCCGCGGGAAGCGATCTTCGACCCCGACCCGCAGCCGGTCGGCGATCCCGGGAGGAGGCGCGAGCTCGTGCGGCGGTACGGGATCGTGAAAGAGCAGCTCACGGACTGCTCGGTGTGCCATCGCTGA